In Luxibacter massiliensis, a single genomic region encodes these proteins:
- a CDS encoding helix-turn-helix transcriptional regulator, whose amino-acid sequence MENNIGKNIRRFRVAKGMTQQQLADKLYVTRSALSSYENGGRTPSLAMAILIADFFQVTLDELVGRNVKI is encoded by the coding sequence ATGGAAAATAACATTGGCAAAAATATACGCCGTTTCAGAGTTGCTAAAGGAATGACACAACAGCAGTTGGCAGACAAATTATATGTGACGCGCTCAGCTCTGTCCAGTTATGAAAATGGAGGACGTACCCCTAGCTTGGCAATGGCTATTTTAATTGCAGATTTTTTTCAAGTTACTTTGGATGAGTTAGTCGGCAGAAATGTAAAAATTTAA
- a CDS encoding helix-turn-helix transcriptional regulator has product MTSNISENIRILRKNSGMTQEQLAKRLFITRQALSNYENGSRLPNLLTAIAIANVFNISLDILSGRKVK; this is encoded by the coding sequence ATGACATCTAATATTAGCGAGAACATTCGTATATTAAGAAAAAACAGTGGAATGACGCAGGAGCAGCTTGCAAAAAGATTATTTATAACACGGCAGGCCTTATCTAATTATGAAAACGGCAGTAGGCTCCCTAATTTACTCACAGCTATAGCGATTGCCAATGTTTTTAATATTTCTCTGGATATTTTGTCCGGCAGAAAAGTTAAGTAA